The window GCAACTCCCTCCCCTACCTCGGCGCCTCCCTCCACTGGACCTACCATCCGTCCAACGCCACCGCCGACATCGCCTTCCGCGCCCCGCAGACGGCCGACGGTTGGGTCGCCTGGGCCATCAACCCCAACGCATCCGGCATGCTCGGCGCCCAGTCCTTCCTCGCCTTTCCGGCCTCCAACGGAGCCATCACCCTCTTCACCACCGCCTTCTCCACCTACGCCCTCCAGCCTTCCGACGTCAAGGACGAGAACCTGACCTTCGCCGTCTACGACAAGCGCGCCGAGTACGGCGGCGGCTACTACACCATCTACGCTACGCTGGCGCTGCCCGCCAACTCCACCAGGGTGAACACGGTGTGGCAGGCCTCGAAGCAGATGCAGGATGGGGTCCCCTACGGCCACCCCTCCGGCGACAACGAGCTCTCCAAGACTAGCCTCGATCTCCTTTCCGGCGAGGTCGTGTCCGCCGGTGGCAATTCCAGGCTCCGCCGTAAGAACGTGAGTACACGCAGTCTCTCGTAACACCAGCAGCTTCTATTTGTGCTCATCTAAAAACAGTCGAATTAGAACTAAATAAAAATCATCACGATTCGATTGACAGATTCATGGTGTCTTGAATGCTATAAGTTGGGGGATTTTGATGCCGATCGGAGCCATGATAGCGAGGTACGTGAAGGTGTTCGAATCCGCCGACCCTGCCTGGTTCTATCTCCACGTCGTCTGCCAGTTCTCGGCCTACGTGATCGGGGTCGCCGGATGGGGACTCGGCCTAAAGCTTGGCTCTGAGTCTGTAGGGATCACGTACCACAAGCACCGGGACATCGCCGTCGCTCTCTTCAGCCTCGCCACAGTGCAGGTGCCCTCGCTAAGGCGCTTCACCGTCTCATCTAGAATGACACAATATTCTACTGTCTGACTGACATCTGAGATTCCCAGGTGTTTGCGTTGCTCATGAGACCCAACAAGGAGCACAAGTACAGAGTGTACTGGAACGTCTACCATCATTTCATGGGGTACTGCATCATGACACTGGGCGTCGTGAACATCTTCAAAGGCTTCGACATCTTGGCACCGGCTAAGAAGTGGAAGCACGCTTACGCAGGTTCCATTGTGACGCTCGCCGGCATCGCCCTGGTTCTTGAACTCTTCACTTGGGGTGTTGTTTTGAAGAGGCGGTGGAGGAGCTCGGAGAAGCCTCACCATGGTGCGAATCACGGGGCGAACGGCTACGTTTTCAGCCAGCATCAAGCGTTGTAGCTAGAGGGAACGGAGAGAGGCGATGTTAATTAGTGTAGTAGTGTCTTCTTTTTGTTCAATGACGATGGCCTCAGCCTTGTTTGTGCTTCGAAGTCTATGTGTCTTGTGCCTGAGAGTTTCAGATAAGAAGTGGCgatgcacacccaaaagaaacaATTAACCCTATTTTCACCAACCAAATCACCATCAGTACATTCAAGTTTTTGCTACAAAAGTAGGGAAAATCTCCCTGCAAAATTGAAGTCCTTCCCCCTCTATTTTAAGTATGCTTCAGTTGAAGCTGCACTTACATGACAGAAAGTGCATTCAACTTCTATCTAATACCTTAACCATTTATGAAGCAGATTTCCTTTGCCGTCTCTGGCTCTTTCCGTCTGAATGTTGCGACTTTCTCGAGCTTTTCCGTTGCTTTCCATGCGCCGGGCCAAACATTGCGATCTTGCCAATCCCTCTGGAGATGGATGAGAAGAACGCTCTGCTATGTTCTCCCGACCTGTTATCTGTCATCCCTCGCTTCATGAATGCTTGTTCTTTCTCCAATTCACTGAGTCTCACTCTCATTCTCGATATTTCTAGCTTGAGCTCCCTGTTTTCCCTCCTTAGAGAAGCGTAGTTGTCTCTGGGGGAAACTGCTCCACTCGGAACACTACTGCTGCTCATCAACCTCTGCGAGAAGGATGCATCACCGGAGCTCGCTGAGAGGGTCGACTTGAGCCGTATCTGCTCCTGGTAGAGGACACGGACGATCATCTGGAGTGGCAGTCTGTCATTTTGAGCTGCATGGTTGGAAGCTTCTTGGGAGAGCTTCTGGCAGTCAATGAGCTTGCACAATTTCTTGCACTCAGATTCCATTAACGACGGATGGGACTGAAAGGATTTATAAAAACTTGAGCAAGTTAATTAGCACGTACAGACAGATATACCAAGTGATAGAAAGGAAAGTGAAAGAGAATTACAAAGGTACCTTCAAGTATATGTCAATGGCCCTATAGAGGCCGTCATCGATAACACGAGAATACTCCGGTAAGAGTTCAATTATCGCCATGAATTTGGGAAGTTTTAGATGTGGATCGGGCGCAATTTCAGCAAGATAACCATCCATAAGCCCCCCTACTTTTAGTACTGAACTATGACATGGAGACTTGACTCCTTCAGATTCATTTGAGCTGTGTGATGATTCTTCAGAGTCTTCTACCTCAATTCTTCTTAAAAAGTTTACGAGTATCCTGTGAACAGTATCAATATCGAAGACCAAATCACTTGCTTGTGAGGAAGGAATGAGCAAGTCATCAAGAGAAGCCAGTTCCAGTCGAAATCCAATCCTCCTTTCGAGTTCCTGCCTACAATTGAAATTTGCATTGACCTCTATTGCCATCCTTAAGATTCCAAAAAGGAAGGAGAGAGGAACAGATTTAATATTCTCAGTCACTAGAAGACTGACAAGAGTTTCTACTACCGATCTCTGATTGTCTCCTGCATCAAGGCCAAACTCCCAAGCCTGTCGTCGTTTTTGAATACCCTTTAGAGAGGTTTGAGCATAATGCAAAAGAGATTGGGTGATCGTATCTGATCTTACACCTGTTCTCCTCATTGCAGCGATAACTCGTCGATAAAGATCAATTTTTAGCACAGAA is drawn from Zingiber officinale cultivar Zhangliang chromosome 1B, Zo_v1.1, whole genome shotgun sequence and contains these coding sequences:
- the LOC121976745 gene encoding cytochrome b561 and DOMON domain-containing protein At5g47530-like: MKQSMMILCLFLSLMVQQYHHRGAAAQRQSCVAESFSSNGLYSSCNSLPYLGASLHWTYHPSNATADIAFRAPQTADGWVAWAINPNASGMLGAQSFLAFPASNGAITLFTTAFSTYALQPSDVKDENLTFAVYDKRAEYGGGYYTIYATLALPANSTRVNTVWQASKQMQDGVPYGHPSGDNELSKTSLDLLSGEVVSAGGNSRLRRKNIHGVLNAISWGILMPIGAMIARYVKVFESADPAWFYLHVVCQFSAYVIGVAGWGLGLKLGSESVGITYHKHRDIAVALFSLATVQVFALLMRPNKEHKYRVYWNVYHHFMGYCIMTLGVVNIFKGFDILAPAKKWKHAYAGSIVTLAGIALVLELFTWGVVLKRRWRSSEKPHHGANHGANGYVFSQHQAL
- the LOC121976737 gene encoding BTB/POZ domain-containing protein At3g08570-like, encoding MGALPDTSLLSPRLCAPISRRIFSDVAGDVTIYVDGQSFLLHKFPLASRSGKIWKMVVESREPDLSRLELHEVPGGAEAFELAAKFCYGTNFEITASNVAQLRCIAEYLEMTEQYQERNLIVRAEAFLNEVVFQSLEKSLEVLSSSNGLSPIVDEVGIVNRCIDAIAINASKEQLVSGLAHLECDSRSGKLMMHCQDWWVEDLSVLKIDLYRRVIAAMRRTGVRSDTITQSLLHYAQTSLKGIQKRRQAWEFGLDAGDNQRSVVETLVSLLVTENIKSVPLSFLFGILRMAIEVNANFNCRQELERRIGFRLELASLDDLLIPSSQASDLVFDIDTVHRILVNFLRRIEVEDSEESSHSSNESEGVKSPCHSSVLKVGGLMDGYLAEIAPDPHLKLPKFMAIIELLPEYSRVIDDGLYRAIDIYLKSHPSLMESECKKLCKLIDCQKLSQEASNHAAQNDRLPLQMIVRVLYQEQIRLKSTLSASSGDASFSQRLMSSSSVPSGAVSPRDNYASLRRENRELKLEISRMRVRLSELEKEQAFMKRGMTDNRSGEHSRAFFSSISRGIGKIAMFGPAHGKQRKSSRKSQHSDGKSQRRQRKSAS